In the genome of Planctomyces sp. SH-PL62, the window GATCCCGCCCACGATCGCGAGCCCGACGGCCGCGAAGACCGCCAGGACCCGCCTGTCGAGCGCGTCCGGATTCTTTTGGCCCTTCCCCTTCTTGCCGGCCTTCTTTTTCGGCTTCCTGGGGGCGTCGCCGGTCGAGGAGGGGGCGGGGGCCAGGCGGGCGAGCGGCGGGGCGGTCGGCTCGACGAGTTCCAGGTCGTCGAACAGGCCGGACGGCCCCGAGGCGTCCGGGGGGGCGGCTCGATGGGCGCCGTTCGCGGCGGCCGCCTCGGATCGGGGCCTCGCGGGCGAGGAGTGGGCCGTCGCCGGTTTCTCCCGACCGTGCTCGACGTAGCCGCGACCAAGTAGCTCCTGGGCGACCTTCTCGCCGGCGGCCCGAGCGGCGGCCTCGCTCGGGAGCTCCTGTTCCTGACGCGACGTGGCTCCGTCGGGTTTCATCCGGACGACCGACAGCGTCGCCCCCCGAACATCGAGCGTCACCACCTTGCGGTCCGCCGCCGAGCCGAGGCTGAACCTGCGCATCGAGGGCCCCTTACCGAGCCGGGAGCGATCGCGTGTGGGAACGGCGCGGGGCCGTCGAATCGCCGTCGCTACCCTCGTCTCATCCATCAATCACGTGCGTGATAATATGCGAAGCGGGCCGGCGGATTTCAAGGGCCGAGGGCGCCGAGTCTTCGAGAATCAACCCCACCAACCGAAAAGTTCGGCGAGCTTGGTCGTGAGGACGACGGCCGTGATGGCCCCCGACGTGAACGCCACGACCAGCACGCCGGCCGCGGCGATCTCCCGCGCGATGGTGAGCCGGGGCTCGTCGGGGTCGCCGATGGCGCGGGCCAGCGTGTCCACGGCGCTGTGGCAGAGCTCGGCCAGGAGCACCAGGCTCCCCCCCAGGATCAGCAGGCACCAGCCCCAGAGGTTGACCTGGAGGAGCCCCGCGATGATGACGATCAGGACGCCGCGATAGATATGGGCGTAGAAGCTGGAGTCGCCCCGGACGGCCTGCTTGAGGCCGCGGACGCCGGCGACGAGCTTCCCCCGGGTCCCCCGCCGGTCGGCCTGGGAGGAGACGCCGGGGACGTCCTCCAGCTGGAGCTGGAGCCGCCGCTCGTCGAACTCGGGGACCGGGAGCAGCCCCCTCGGCAGCGGTTCCTCGATCGCGTCGAGCGCCGCCGTCGGGGTCCTCGGGGAGTGGTTCGGGTTCGGGAGAGGGTTGGGTTCGAACATGATTTCGTCGCCTGATCGCCCTGACGTTCGCGGTTCATCTCGCTCGCCGGCCGGGCCTCGGCCTACTGGACCGGGGCCAGCCGCGAGTCGAACTGGTTCAGCCCCACGCCCGAGCCCAGCCGGAGCATCGGCGCGAGCCTCGGCGAG includes:
- a CDS encoding diacylglycerol kinase; protein product: MFEPNPLPNPNHSPRTPTAALDAIEEPLPRGLLPVPEFDERRLQLQLEDVPGVSSQADRRGTRGKLVAGVRGLKQAVRGDSSFYAHIYRGVLIVIIAGLLQVNLWGWCLLILGGSLVLLAELCHSAVDTLARAIGDPDEPRLTIAREIAAAGVLVVAFTSGAITAVVLTTKLAELFGWWG